From Elusimicrobiota bacterium, the proteins below share one genomic window:
- a CDS encoding heavy metal translocating P-type ATPase, producing MTQQHMHSDEKKIKKAVVPLEGVHCASCVARIENGLGATGGIGSVSVHLPSKTAFLSYDPALITPLQIEKKIEELGYRALAFSESTLNAESVAVESLLREKNMFRNRFWLAAGGTLFLLSGGFFELSPYTGMPVAAIVWLWGGWHFHKGLLKSLKARTADMNTLVSMSTSVTFFYGAFVTLYPSAVAAPYHAQWYDVALLITFINLGRWLEARSKNQAGEAVSRLFSIVPKFARRLRAGTGETVPVSDIVPGDRISLRPGEQVPVDGVVKGGASALDESLLTGEALPVDKASGSKLYAGTINKNGALEFEATGVGEDMVLAKIIKAVAESQAAKSSIQRLVDKISAWFVPAVFFIAAFSAAVWLRYGEASQAVNVFAAVLAVACPCAMGLAVPMAVAVGFGRAAASGILIRNPDVLERAAKLDAVLFDKTGTLTSGLLRVINIRPSGLSEKYFLELLAAAEERSEHPLALAARQFAAERGVKPETPASFEALPGKGVRVGLSAGLALAGSSKWLAQEGVAIPESAHSELEGTEGSALFLALNGEFKGYVEFGDTIRPEAPAVLQALRDMGIEPVLVSGDRKKAVTAVAQKLSINTLYSEIFPEEKRHIVLRYKALGRKTAMVGDGFNDAAALSEADIGVAMRSGADIAVRASDITLMKSDLSSLVDAVKLSRAIKKVINQNLFWAFAYNTLLIPLAAGALYPSLGLTIPPYFAGGAMALSSVSVVMNSLRLRRMKI from the coding sequence ATGACTCAACAACATATGCATTCCGATGAAAAAAAAATAAAAAAAGCGGTAGTTCCTCTTGAAGGGGTGCATTGCGCCTCCTGCGTGGCGCGCATTGAAAACGGATTGGGCGCTACCGGCGGCATCGGCAGCGTTTCGGTGCACCTGCCTTCAAAAACAGCTTTCCTGTCTTATGACCCGGCTTTGATCACCCCTCTCCAAATAGAAAAGAAAATCGAGGAACTCGGCTACAGGGCCCTGGCGTTTTCGGAGTCAACGCTGAACGCGGAAAGCGTGGCGGTGGAGTCCCTTCTGCGCGAAAAGAACATGTTTCGCAACCGTTTCTGGCTGGCCGCCGGCGGAACCTTGTTTTTACTTTCAGGCGGTTTTTTTGAGCTTTCTCCTTATACCGGCATGCCGGTGGCGGCTATTGTCTGGCTTTGGGGCGGCTGGCATTTTCACAAGGGCCTGCTTAAATCGTTAAAGGCCAGAACCGCCGACATGAACACCCTGGTTTCCATGAGCACCAGCGTCACTTTTTTTTACGGGGCTTTCGTCACTCTTTATCCGTCAGCCGTGGCGGCGCCTTATCACGCCCAGTGGTACGATGTGGCCCTGCTTATAACCTTCATCAATTTAGGCCGCTGGCTTGAAGCCCGCTCAAAGAACCAGGCGGGGGAAGCTGTTTCACGCCTTTTTTCCATTGTGCCCAAGTTCGCCCGCCGCCTCCGGGCGGGTACTGGGGAAACAGTTCCCGTTTCGGATATTGTGCCCGGTGACCGCATCAGCCTGCGACCCGGAGAGCAGGTGCCGGTGGACGGTGTGGTAAAGGGCGGCGCTTCGGCCCTTGATGAAAGCCTGCTCACCGGAGAGGCCCTGCCGGTAGATAAGGCGTCAGGCTCAAAACTTTACGCCGGCACCATAAACAAAAATGGGGCCTTAGAATTTGAGGCCACCGGTGTCGGAGAGGACATGGTGCTGGCAAAAATTATAAAGGCGGTGGCTGAGTCACAGGCAGCCAAAAGCTCGATACAGCGCCTGGTGGATAAAATTTCGGCCTGGTTCGTACCGGCTGTTTTTTTTATAGCGGCTTTTTCCGCCGCTGTCTGGCTGCGTTACGGGGAGGCCTCCCAGGCTGTAAATGTTTTTGCCGCGGTGCTCGCGGTGGCCTGTCCCTGCGCCATGGGGCTTGCGGTTCCCATGGCGGTCGCCGTCGGTTTCGGGCGCGCGGCCGCTTCCGGCATTCTTATAAGGAACCCTGATGTGCTTGAGCGCGCGGCAAAACTTGACGCGGTTCTGTTCGACAAGACGGGCACCTTGACCTCGGGCCTGCTCCGGGTGATAAATATAAGGCCAAGCGGCCTTTCTGAAAAATATTTTTTGGAACTGCTGGCGGCGGCGGAAGAAAGATCGGAACATCCGCTGGCGCTTGCCGCGCGGCAATTCGCCGCGGAGCGCGGCGTAAAACCGGAGACCCCCGCATCCTTTGAGGCGTTGCCCGGCAAAGGCGTCAGAGTTGGTTTGTCAGCGGGTTTGGCGCTTGCGGGTTCCTCCAAGTGGCTCGCGCAGGAAGGCGTGGCTATACCTGAGTCCGCGCATTCCGAACTTGAAGGAACGGAGGGGTCCGCCCTGTTTTTAGCGTTAAACGGGGAGTTTAAGGGGTATGTCGAGTTTGGGGACACCATAAGGCCCGAAGCTCCGGCCGTGCTCCAGGCGCTGCGCGATATGGGGATCGAGCCGGTGCTGGTTTCCGGCGACCGAAAAAAAGCGGTGACGGCTGTAGCTCAAAAGCTTTCTATAAACACCTTGTACTCTGAAATATTCCCGGAGGAAAAACGCCATATAGTGCTGCGCTATAAGGCCCTTGGCAGGAAGACGGCCATGGTTGGCGACGGGTTTAACGATGCCGCCGCCCTTTCTGAGGCGGACATAGGAGTGGCCATGCGGTCGGGGGCCGATATCGCCGTGCGGGCGAGCGACATAACTCTGATGAAAAGCGATCTTTCCTCCCTGGTGGACGCGGTCAAACTTTCAAGGGCCATTAAAAAAGTGATCAACCAGAATCTTTTCTGGGCCTTCGCGTACAACACCCTGCTCATTCCGCTTGCGGCCGGCGCGCTTTATCCTTCTTTGGGCCTTACAATACCGCCCTATTTCGCCGGCGGAGCGATGGCCTTAAGTTCGGTTTCAGTGGTTATGAATTCATTGCGCCTGCGGCGCATGAAGATATGA
- the queF gene encoding preQ(1) synthase — protein MKDVSTKFGYTSGQARSVGKIKLPPIEAWENQYKRDYVIKIVHPEFTSVCPKTGLPDFGTITVEYVPGKLVLELKSLKYYFLQYRNIGIFMENIANRVLDDVVRAAKPKTCTVTGEFTPRGGLRSVITAQYKKK, from the coding sequence ATGAAAGATGTATCCACCAAATTCGGCTATACTTCGGGCCAGGCTCGCAGCGTAGGTAAAATAAAGTTGCCGCCTATAGAGGCCTGGGAAAACCAGTACAAGCGGGACTACGTCATAAAAATAGTCCACCCGGAGTTTACCTCCGTCTGCCCAAAAACCGGCCTGCCCGATTTCGGCACGATTACCGTGGAGTATGTGCCGGGCAAGCTGGTGCTGGAACTTAAGTCCCTGAAATATTATTTCCTTCAATACCGCAACATAGGTATTTTCATGGAAAATATCGCGAACCGCGTCCTTGACGACGTGGTGCGCGCCGCAAAGCCCAAAACCTGCACAGTAACCGGAGAGTTCACTCCCAGAGGCGGCCTCCGCTCAGTAATAACAGCGCAATATAAGAAAAAATAA